The following coding sequences lie in one Drosophila sulfurigaster albostrigata strain 15112-1811.04 chromosome 2R, ASM2355843v2, whole genome shotgun sequence genomic window:
- the LOC133836428 gene encoding protein mini spindles isoform X1 → MAEDTEYKKLPIEERCVHKLWKARVDGYEEAAKLFRELDDEKSPEWSKYAGLIKKMVVDSNALAQEKGLEAALIFVENSGFAGRTVGDVMTGIVQKCIAAPKTKTKELSVQVTLMYVEIEKQEAVLEELVKGMEHKNPKIVSACVAATTQAMKEFGTKVIGVKPIIKKLAPLMSDRDKAVRDETKQLAVEMYRWIGAAMKSHIASLPQVTIKELEDEFEKLKGERAEPTRYLKSQQEKQAKIADEAATEDAYNEKVTPLKNNSEKKKKCRKPDINLYRYSPPKCSYPRLDDDAEAGAEEVDPMDLIDPVDILSKMPKDFYDKLEEKKWTLRKESLEALEKLLTDNPKVENGEYGTLVNALKKVITKDSNVVLVAMAGKCLALLAKGLSKRFSNYATACVSALLEKFKEKKPNVVSALREAMDAIYGSTTLEAQQESIVEALANKNPSVKSETALFLARALTRTQPTALNKKLIKLLTTTLIKTLNESDPVVRDSSAEALGTLMKLVSEKALTPLLVDVDPLKMSKIKECHDKAEIKIKVAAPKKEARPATAPAAKPAAAKPSGGSTEPNPVARPATSGARKVVKKAAGASSAAPAALSKAPSGKALATEREMTPEEVQDKADELLPAEILSGLVDSNWKNRLAAVEQLLAQITSFDSKQPGISQVLVRTISGRKPGLKEMNFQVLKYKLDIIRSVAENYPVTNITVDHVATEITEKLGDAKNSGGAADVLTALSEATKLEYVVGKVLSFALEQKSPKVQSEAFNWVNKSIIEFGFKIQPKLLIEDVRKGVQSTNPTVRGAAIQLVGTMTMYMGNAVMIFFDGEKPALKSQIQTEFNKNLGEKPPKPIRGVQRSSVSPEDDEDDDGAGGSSEPEVNLADLLPRVDISSQITEALLKEMSDKDWKTRNEGLTKLQAIITDAKLIKPSIGDLAPALAHRLVDSNAKIAQTALSICEQLSTAMGAGCRSHVRVLFPGFLHALGDSKSFVRAAALNCINSFGEQGGYKEFFESEMIADALKSGSPALKSELWNWLAEKLPPLPPKSIPKEELTSMVPHLYAHICDRNVDVRKNANEAVLGIMIHLGFEAMNRALDKQKPASKKDIMAALEKARPNLPVKPLPKGKQQAPIPEETKKVVRSGGAAAAQKQGAGKAGAGAGTEKTAAAVPSRKKEEDVDTSPLLAVNSIKNQRLIDEQKMRVLKWTFTTPREEFTDLLRDQMTTANVNKALMANMFHDDFRYHLKVIEQLSEDLPNNSRALICNLDLILKWLTLRFYDTNPSVLIKGLEYLGQVFQMLVEMEYMMAENEGSSFVPHLLLKIGDPKDAVRNGVRRVLRQINLLYPFTKVFSYVMEGLKSKNARQRTECLDELTYLIESYGLSICQPSQQVALKEIARQISDRDNSVRNAALNCIVMAYFLAGEKIYKLIGQLSEKDLSMLDERIKRAKKTRKPAVPVAEVPPNNKAVTQVVQQDIIEIEDAEGNGCDELPPPDEEGCQQPQLNARGRSNKLIMERSTSSIETNLHSLTRQATFDQAPSAQVLQLQQQLQLQQQQAQQQRTSGPFGLDPNVMAEIEKDWVRADQMVFKEYTPVDTSLLFEPIKVIPTRDGFQYPQDKFDRLIARSHYIQQNLTTSPQANNTGHTASGISPYRSPMRIQQQQMQTHQNNMDNNMPNLADVLPKHDPQLVKIIKAVSSNDTLKARAAINELTAIIESPEKQAVLRDYEEIFIQNVLAQLKNLSQLPISQALVVYQPLLSILYTFFNANILGKTLSVACIKNLMSALLHLLADQKLTSGDDSQYNKVINGICLKVLDKANFTNIYCALIRLLRETCPVAGLPKFTDLLMKCIWRNIKMLPERTNELNYDAVILEVHEFMLALPSTWWQNRPSDTPLRTVKTIIHNMAKVKGNGILQHLNQIPTHSELHTYLIRILKNFQKDGTVSGTGVSPQRQQFSAKEIATKRISHQTHDTVSQIFKLISDKDTKQQGLQKLYDFKQQNPDIDLSTFLQGASATFHKYIEEGLAEIERQNQNAGSTQAPDNRTAATRSYLTDVNYQNATHDPDYWMDRLQNLMSTRSASDDGSHMLDNKVADENLCLNSMNPQKVSLIRREKPELSPNRLQHIQAKLAQIKKENHAQ, encoded by the exons ATGGCTGAGGATACTGAATACAAAAAGTTGCCCATTGAGGAGCGATGCGTTCACAAATTGTGGAAGGCTCGAGTTGATGGCTACGAAGAGGCAGCTAAACTCTTTCGCGAATTAGACGATGAGAAGTCTCCGGAATGGTCTAAGTATGCGGGACTCATCAAGAAAATGGTCGTCGATTCAAATGCTTTGGCCCAAGAGAAGGGTTTGGAAGCCGCATTGATATTCGTTGAGAACAGCGGCTTTGCCGGGCGAACTGTGGGTGATGTGATGACGGGCATTGTCCAGAAATGCATTGCAGCGCCCAAGACAAAGACTAAGGAACTATCTGTGCAGGTCACACTCATGTATGTGGAGATTGAGAAGCAAGAGGCTGTATTAGAAGAGCTGGTTAAGGGCATGGAACACAAGAATCCAAAGATCGTGTCTGCCTGTGTTGCAGCTACCACACAAGCAATGAAAGAATTTGGCACCAAGGTTATTGGCGTCAAGCCGATCATCAAAAAACTGGCTCCTCTCATGTCAGATCGCGACAAAGCTGTGCGCGATGAAACCAAACAGTTAGCAGTGGAAATGTATCGCTGGATTGGAGCTGCTATGAAGTCACACATTGCCTCGTTGCCACAGGTGACAATCAAAGAATTGGAAGATGAGTTTGAGAAACTAAAGGGTGAAAGGGCCGAGCCAACCAG aTATTTGAAATCACAACAGGAAAAACAGGCAAAAATCGCAGATGAAGCCGCCACTGAGGATGCCTACAATG AAAAAGTAACTCCTTTAAAGAACAATtctgaaaagaagaaaaagtgCCGTAAGCCCGATATTAATTTATACCGGTATAGCCCGCCGAAGTGTTCATATCCTCGCCTAG ATGATGACGCTGAAGCTGGCGCTGAGGAAGTAGACCCAATGGATCTAATTGATCCAGTTGATATTCTCTCCAAGATGCCCAAAGATTTTTATGACAAGCTAGAAGAGAAGAAGTGGACTCTGCGTAAAGAATCACTTGAAGCACTGGAGAAGTTGCTCACTGATAATCCAAAAGTTGAGAATGGTGAATACGGTACGCTGGTCAACGCACTAAAGAAAGTCATTACCAAGGACTCGAATGTTGTACTCGTTGCCATGGCCGGCAAATGTTTGGCTTTACTGGCCAAAGGTCTTTCCAAACGCTTCTCCAACTACGCTACT GCTTGTGTATCAGCACTCTTGGAGAAATTCAAGGAGAAGAAACCAAATGTTGTAAGCGCTCTGCGTGAGGCAATGGATGCCATTTATGGCTCGACAACATTGGAGGCTCAACAGGAGTCCATTGTGGAAGCTCTCGCCAACAAAAATCCTAGTGTCAAGTCCGAGACGGCACTATTCCTGGCGCGTGCTCTCACTCGCACCCAACCAACGGCGTTGAACaaaaaactcattaaattaCTAACCACCACATTGATAAAGACGCTCAATGAATCCGACCCAGTTGTGCGTGACAGCAGCGCTGAAGCCCTGGGTACACTGATGAAGCTGGTCAGCGAGAAGGCGTTGACGCCACTGTTAGTCGATGTGGATCCATTGAAAATGAGCAAAATTAAGGAGTGTCACGATAAGGCCGAAATTAAGATCAAGGTAGCTGCACCCAAAAAGGAGGCACGTCCTGCAACAGCACCAGCGGCAAAGCCAGCTGCAGCTAAACCAAGCGGAGGAAGCACAGAACCCAATCCAGTGGCACGACCCGCAACATCCGGTGCTCGGAAGGTAGTCAAGAAAGCTGCAGGCGCTTCAAGTGCGGCCCCAGCTGCCTTGTCGAAAGCTCCAAGTGGTAAGGCACTGGCCACAGAACGCGAAATGACACCTGAAGAGGTGCAGGATAAGGCGGATGAGCTATTACCAGCTGAAATACTCAGCGGTTTAGTTGACAGCAACTGGAAGAATCGTTTAGCCGCTGTGGAACAGCTGCTAGCACAAATCACCAGCTTCGACAGCAAACAGCCGGGCATATCTCAAGTATTGGTACGCACCATCAGCGGACGCAAGCCTGGCCTCAAGGAGATGAACTTCCAAGTGCTGAAATACAAACTGGACATCATACGCAGTGTGGCTGAGAACTATCCGGTGACAAACATAACAGTGGATCATGTGGCCACAGAAATAACTGAAAAACTGGGTGATGCTAAGAATAGTGGAGGAGCTGCCGATGTACTGACAGCTTTATCGGAGGCCACTAAACTGGAGTATGTGGTCGGGAAGGTTCTTAGCTTTGCGCTCGAGCAAAAATCACCCAAAGTACAATCGGAGGCATTCAATTGGGTGAACAAATCAATTATTGAGTTTGGCTTTAAGATTCAGCCCAAATTGCTAATTGAAGATGTGAGAAAAGGCGTACAGAGCACAAATCCCACTGTTCGCGGCGCCGCCATACAACTTGTGGGCACCATGACCATGTATATGGGTAATGCTGTAATGATCTTCTTTGATGGTGAGAAACCTGCATTGAAATCGCAAATACAAACGGAGTTCAATAAGAATCTGGGCGAGAAACCTCCCAAACCAATACGTGGAGTACAGCGCAGTAGCGTTAGCCCAGaagatgatgaggatgatgatggtgCTGGCGGTTCATCCGAACCTGAAGTCAATTTAGCTGATCTCTTGCCGCGTGTTGATATTTCCAGTCAAATCACAGAAGCTTTGTTGAAGGAGATGTCCGACAAAGACTGGAAGACCCGTAATGAAGGACTGACGAAACTACAGGCGATCATCACTGATGCCAAGCTAATTAAGCCAAGCATTGGCGATTTGGCGCCAGCACTTGCACATCGTCTGGTCGATTCCAATGCTAAAATTGCCCAAACTGCGCTTTCGATTTGTGAGCAACTGTCGACAGCAATGGGTGCCGGGTGTCGCAGTCATGTACGCGTTCTATTCCCGGGCTTCCTGCATGCTCTGGGCgacagcaaaagttttgtgcgAGCCGCAGCTCTTAATTGCATCAACAGTTTCGGCGAGCAGGGCGGCTACAAGGAGTTCTTTGAGAGCGAAATGATTGCCGATGCCTTGAAGAGTGGGTCACCGGCTCTAAAGTCCGAGCTCTGGAATTGGTTAGCTGAAAAGTTGCCGCCTCTGCCGCCCAAGTCGATACCCAAGGAGGAGCTTACATCAATGGTGCCACATCTGTATGCGCACATTTGTGATCGCAATGTGGATGTGCGCAAGAACGCCAATGAAGCTGTCTTGGGTATTATGATTCATCTGGGCTTCGAGGCAATGAATCGGGCTCTGGACAAACAGAAGCCTGCCTCCAAAAAAGATATTATGGCCGCCCTGGAGAAGGCGCGTCCCAATTTACCAGTCAAACCGTTGCCGAAGGGTAAACAACAAGCACCCATTCCCGAGGAAACCAAAAAGGTCGTACGTAGTGGTGGCGCTGCCGCCGCTCAAAAACAAGGTGCTGGCAAAGCTGGCGCTGGAGCTGGTACAGAgaagacagcagcagcggtgcCATCGCGTAAAAAGGAAGAGGATGTTGACACATCGCCGCTGTTGGCAGTAAATAGTATCAAGAATCAGCGGCTCATCGATGAGCAAAAAATGCGTGTCCTCAAATGGACATTCACCACGCCACGCGAGGAATTTACGGACCTACTCCGCGATCAGATGACAACGGCCAATGTAAACAAGGCATTGATGGCGAACATGTTTCACGACGACTTTCG TTATCATTTGAAAGTGATTGAACAGTTGAGCGAGGATTTGCCGAATAACAGCAGAGCATTGATTTGTAATCTGGACCTGATATTAAAGTGGTTGACGCTGCGCTTCTATGATACGAACCCTTCTGTGCTTATTAAGGGTCTCGAGTATCTAGGACAAGTGTTCCAGATGTTGGTCGAAATGGAGTACATGATGGCAGAGAATGAGGGCAGCAGCTTCGTGCCCCATTTACTGCTGAAG ATTGGTGATCCAAAGGATGCAGTCCGAAATGGCGTGCGACGTGTGCTTCGACAGATAAATTTGCTGTATCCCTTTACAAAGGTCTTCTCGTACGTTATGGAAGGGCTGAAATCGAAGAATGCACGACAACGCACTGAATGCCTGGATGAATTGACCTATCTCATTGAGAGCTACGGACTAAGCATTTGCCAGCCATCTCAACAGGTGGCTCTGAAGGAGATTGCACGCCAAATCTCGGATCGTGACAACTCTGTGCGCAACGCAGCTCTCAATTGCATTGTGATGGCATATTTCCTGGCCGGCGAAAAGATCTACAAACTGATTGGCCAGTTGAGCGAGAAGGATCTTTCCATGTTAGATGAGCGAATTAAACGAGctaaaaaaacaagaaaaccaGCTGTACCCGTCGCCGAGGTACCGCCCAACAACAAGGCAGTGACGCAAGTGGTGCAACAGGATATCATTGAAATTGAGGATGCTGAGGGAAATGGCTGTGACGAATTGCCGCCACCTGATGAGGAGGG CTGCCAGCAGCCACAGTTAAATGCCCGTGGTCGAAGCAACAAGCTAATAATGGAACGGAGTACCTCAAGCATAGAGACCAACTTACACTCCCTGACTCGACAGGC TACATTTGATCAGGCACCGTCCGCTCAagtgctgcaactgcaacaacaattgcagctgcaacaacaacaggcacaGCAACAGAGGACCAGCGGTCCCTTTGGTCTCGATCCCAATGTGATGGCCGAAATCGAAAAGGATTGGGTGCGTGCCGATCAGATGGTCTTTAAAGAATATACTCCAGTTGATACTTCGCTGCTCTTCGAGCCCATTAAAGTGATACCAACACGCGACGGATTCCAATATCCACAAGACAAATTTGATCGCCTCATTGCACGCTCGCATTACATTCAACAGAACCTGACTACGTCGCCGCAGGCAAATAACACTGGCCACACGGCCAGCGGCATATCGCCCTATCGTAGTCCCATGCGcattcagcaacaacagatgCAGACGCATCAAAACAACATGGACAACAATATGCCTAA CTTAGCCGATGTGTTGCCCAAGCATGATCCACAACTGGTCAAGATAATTAAGGCAGTCAGCAGCAACGATACATTAAAAGCGCGTGCAGCAATCAATGAGTTGACCGCCATCATTGAATCTCCAGAAAAACAGGCTGTGCTGCGTGACTACGAGGAAATATTCATACAAAATGTGCTGGCACAGTTGAAG AATCTGTCGCAGCTGCCCATATCACAGGCACTTGTGGTGTATCAGCCATTGCTTTCCATTTTGTATACGTTCTTCAATGCCAATATTCTCGGCAAAACGCTGAGCGTGGCCTGCATTAAGAATCTCATGTCTGCGCTTTTGCATCTTCTGGCCGACCAAAAATTGACCAGTGGTGATGACAGCCAATACAACAAGGTTATTAATGGAATCTGCCTCAAAGTCCTGGACAAAGccaattttacaaatatttactg CGCCTTAATCCGATTACTGAGAGAGACCTGCCCGGTTGCGGGGCTGCCCAAGTTTACAGATTTActaatgaaatgcatttggcggaatattaaaatgttaccGGAGCGCACTAACGAGCTGAACTACGATGCCGTCATCTTGGAGGTGCATGAATTTATGCTGGCGTTGCCGAGCACATGGTGGCAGAATCGTCCATCAGATACGCCGCTGCGCACCGTCAAAACTATAATTCACAATATGGCCAAGGTGAAGGGTAATGGTATATTGCAGCATCTGAATCAGATACCCACACACTCTGAGCTGCACACATACTTGATACGCATCCTAAAG AATTTCCAAAAGGACGGAACTGTGTCCGGTACAGGTGTTTCCCCGCAGCGTCAGCAATTTTCAGCCAAGGAAATTGCCACCAAGCGAATATCGCATCAAACACATGATACGGTGTCACAGATCTTTAAGCTCATTTCGGACAAGGATACCAAGCAGCAAGGACTGCAAAAACTATACGACTTTAAG CAACAAAATCCGGACATCGATCTAAGTACATTCTTGCAAGGAGCCAGCGCAACCTTCCACAAGTATATTGAAGAAGGTCTTGCGGAGATTGAACGACAGAATCAGAATGCAGGCTCAACGCAAGCGCCGGATAACCGCACGG CTGCTACACGTTCTTATCTCACAGATGTCAACTATCAAAATGCCACACACGATCCCGACTATTGGATGGATCGTTTGCAGAATTTAATGTCCACACGAAGCGCTTCGGACGATGGCTCCCATATGCTGGACAATAAGGTAGCCGACGAGAACCTCTGCTTGAACTCAATGAATCCGCAGAAGGTGTCGCTCATCAGGCGTGAG AAACCCGAACTGTCGCCCAACCGTCTGCAGCACATTCAGGCTAAGCTGGCGCAGATCAAAAAGGAGAATCATGCCCAATAA